Proteins encoded by one window of Scatophagus argus isolate fScaArg1 chromosome 4, fScaArg1.pri, whole genome shotgun sequence:
- the erap2 gene encoding endoplasmic reticulum aminopeptidase 2 isoform X1 translates to MVLVRLLVLFLFHMSLVGSQPVQSSQPVLGEQSPLTTSDLSFPWSRLRLPRYIFPLHYHLLLHPNLTSLRFTGSVQIQIDVQNNTNWVVLHSKGLQISKATILDQNLAHLSDQVLPVLHNPSHEQIGIFSPRVLSHGQKYFLCIEFEAELAEGFYGFYKSTYRTSTGETRTLASTHFEPTSARMAFPCFDEPSFKSNFSIRIRRSPEYISLSNMPVVKTVEVNNGLLEDQFDASVKMSTYLVAFVICDFKSVTATTSSGVQVSIYASPEKWLQTHYALEVAVKMLDFYEQYFNINYPLPKQDLIAIPDFESGAMENWGLTTYRETSLLFDPLTSSISDKLWITMVIGHELAHQWFGNLVTMEWWNDIWLNEGFARYMEYISVEATYPDLKVEEYLLHTCFAAVGYDSLNSSRPISSPAENPTQIKQMFDTVSYNKGACVLHMLRHFLTDDVFQSGIVRYLRKYSYRNAHNQDLWDSLANTCSEEDFVSGKHCYSSNQASKNAYLFAGEHLDLTAMMNTWTLQKGIPVVTVTRKGPYLQLRQDRFLRIVLPTDPLWSTLQQGFLWHIPLTYKTDASSTIHRHLMTTQTDSIHIGEEVSWVKVNSDMTGYYVVHYEDGGWDVMTKLLLENHTALSYKDRTQLIHNAFQLVTAGHLPLNKALDLIGYLRSETHNVPLLEGLGYLESFYQIVEKRNETELTRKLGTYILRFFRAIIDQQTWTDTGSVSERRLRSEVLSLACHLDDPSCLERARQSFKDWLQSNGTLNLPTDVAETVYSVGAQDDHGWASLFHTYNISLSAAQKSKILFALTCTRDKDKLHRLLELGLEGKVIRSQDLSRLILMVARNPQGHHLAWNFVKKNWDTLVQRFQLGSFCIRNIIIGTTGQFSHQEELINVQLFFDSIKEQALQLRATQVAMDNVQKNVRWIQRNLEPLRNWLNDRMK, encoded by the exons ATGGTCTTGGTAAGACTATTAGTGCTGTTTCTGTTCCACATGTCTCTGGTTGGGTCTCAGCCAGTACAGAGTTCACAGCCAGTACTAGGAGAACAGTCTCCTTTGACTACTAGTGATCTGTCCTTCCCTTGGAGCCGTCTTCGCCTTCCAAG GTACATCTTTCCACTTCACTACCACTTGCTCCTGCACCCGAACCTCACAAGCCTCAGATTCACTGGCTCAGTGCAGATCCAGATTGATGTCCAGAACAACACAAACTGGGTTGTATTGCACAGCAAGGGTCTACAGATCTCCAAGGCCACTATATTGGACCAGAATTTAGCTCATCTGTCTGACCAG GTTCTTCCAGTTCTTCATAACCCTTCCCATGAGCAGATTGGCATTTTCTCTCCCAGGGTGCTCAGTCATGGGCAAAAATACTTCCTGTGTATTGAGTTTGAGGCAGAACTTGCAGAGGGCTTCTATGGCTTCTACAAGAGCACATATAGAACCAGCACTGGAGAGACCAG AACATTAGCTTCCACACACTTTGAGCCCACAAGTGCTCGGATGGCATTTCCTTGTTTTGATGAGCCAAGCTTCAAATCCAACTTCTCCATACGGATCAGGAGGAGTCCAGAGTACATTTCTCTGTCCAACATGCCCGTG GTCAAGACGGTTGAAGTAAACAATGGCCTCCTTGAGGACCAGTTTGATGCAAGTGTAAAGATGAGCACGTACCTGGTAGCTTTTGTCATCTGTGACTTCAAATCTGTCACTGCAACAACATCTTCTGGAGTGCAG gTGTCCATCTATGCCAGCCCTGAGAAGTGGCTACAAACCCACTATGCCCTGGAGGTTGCTGTCAAAATGCTAGACTTCTATGAGCAGTATTTCAACATTAACTATCCTCTACCCAAACAAG ATCTGATAGCCATCCCAGACTTCGAGTCTGGTGCAATGGAAAACTGGGGTCTGACCACCTACAGAGAGACCAGCCTTCTCTTTGATCCCCTCACGTCCTCCATTTCAGATAAACTCTGGATTACCATGGTAATCGGTCATGAGCTTGCTCATCAG TGGTTTGGTAACTTGGTGACCATGGAGTGGTGGAACGATATCTGGCTCAATGAAGGATTTGCCAGATACATGGAGTACATTTCAGTTGAGGCCACCTACCCCGACCTCAAAGTG GAGGAATATCTACTGCATACCTGTTTTGCAGCAGTTGGATACGATTCATTGAACTCGTCGCGACCAATATCGAGCCCGGCAGAGAACCCCACACAGATCAAACAGATGTTTGACACAGTCTCCTATAACAAA GGAGCTTGTGTCCTGCACATGCTGCGACACTTTCTGACAGATGATGTGTTCCAGAGTGGGATCGTACGATACCTTCGTAAATACAGCTACAGAAATGCACACAACCAGGACCTGTGGGACAGTCTGGCCAAT acaTGCTCAGAGGAGGACTTTGTCTCGGGAAAACACTGTTACAGCAGCAACCAGGCCTCCAAGAATGCA TACCTGTTTGCAGGGGAACACCTGGACCTGACAGCCATGATGAACACTTGGACTCTGCAGAAAGGTATTCCTGTGGTAACTGTAACTAGGAAGGGGCCTTACCTTCAGCTTAGACAGGACAGGTTCCTGAGGATAGTGCTACCCACTGATCCCCTCTGGTCCACACTGCAACAGGG CTTCCTGTGGCATATCCCTCTGACATACAAAACAGATGCTTCCAGCACCATCCACAGACACCTGATGACAACACAGACAG ACAGTATACATATAGGAGAGGAAGTCAGCTGGGTGAAAGTAAACAGTGACATGACAGGCTACTATGTAGTTCATTACGAGGATGGTGGTTGGGACGTGATGACCAAACTACTTTTGGAAAATCACACTGCTCTGAGTTACAAAGACAGGACTCAACTGATACACAATGCCTTTCAACTGGTCAC GGCAGGTCATCTGCCACTCAATAAAGCCTTGGACCTGATTGGTTACCTGCGTTCGGAGACACACAATGTGCCTCTCCTCGAAGGACTGGGATATCTGGAGAGCTTTTACCAGATTGTTGAGAAAAGGAATGAGACTGAGCTAACAAGGAAACTGGGG ACCTACATCCTGCGATTTTTCCGTGCCATCATTGACCAGCAGACGTGGACTGACACGGGTTCTGTGTCAGAGCGACGGCTGAGGTCTGAGGTCCTGTCACTGGCTTGCCACCTGGATGACCCCTCCTGCCTGGAGCGAGCTCGTCAGAGCTTTAAAGACTGGCTCCAGTCCAATGGTACActcaa CTTGCCCACTGATGTGGCAGAAACAGTGTATTCAGTTGGAGCGCAGGATGACCACGGCTGGGCCtcactctttcacacatacaacatttctctctctgcagcacaaaaaagcaaaatcctGTTTGCCTTGACCTGCActagagacaaagacaaattacaCAG ACTGCTGGAGTTGGGTCTGGAAGGGAAGGTGATTCGATCCCAGGACCTGTCACGTCTCATCCTGATGGTGGCCAGGAACCCGCAGGGACATCATCTTGCCTGGAACTTTGTCAAAAAGAACTGGGATACTCTGGTTCAAAG GTTCCAGTTGGGTTCATTTTGTATTAGAAACATCATCATTGGTACCACAGGCCAGTTCTCACATCAGGAAGAGCTCATTAAT GTGCAGTTGTTCTTTGATTCCATCAAAGAACAGGCGCTTCAGCTGAGAGCTACACAAGTTGCCATGGACAACGTGCAGAAAAATGTTCGCTGGATTCAGAGGAACCTGGAGCCTCTGAGAAACTGGCTGAACGAccgaatgaaatga
- the erap2 gene encoding endoplasmic reticulum aminopeptidase 2 isoform X2 gives MVLVRLLVLFLFHMSLVGSQPVQSSQPVLGEQSPLTTSDLSFPWSRLRLPRYIFPLHYHLLLHPNLTSLRFTGSVQIQIDVQNNTNWVVLHSKGLQISKATILDQNLAHLSDQVLPVLHNPSHEQIGIFSPRVLSHGQKYFLCIEFEAELAEGFYGFYKSTYRTSTGETRTLASTHFEPTSARMAFPCFDEPSFKSNFSIRIRRSPEYISLSNMPVVKTVEVNNGLLEDQFDASVKMSTYLVAFVICDFKSVTATTSSGVQVSIYASPEKWLQTHYALEVAVKMLDFYEQYFNINYPLPKQDLIAIPDFESGAMENWGLTTYRETSLLFDPLTSSISDKLWITMVIGHELAHQWFGNLVTMEWWNDIWLNEGFARYMEYISVEATYPDLKVEEYLLHTCFAAVGYDSLNSSRPISSPAENPTQIKQMFDTVSYNKGACVLHMLRHFLTDDVFQSGIVRYLRKYSYRNAHNQDLWDSLANTCSEEDFVSGKHCYSSNQASKNAYLFAGEHLDLTAMMNTWTLQKGIPVVTVTRKGPYLQLRQDRFLRIVLPTDPLWSTLQQGFLWHIPLTYKTDASSTIHRHLMTTQTDSIHIGEEVSWVKVNSDMTGYYVVHYEDGGWDVMTKLLLENHTALSYKDRTQLIHNAFQLVTAGHLPLNKALDLIGYLRSETHNVPLLEGLGYLESFYQIVEKRNETELTRKLGTYILRFFRAIIDQQTWTDTGSVSERRLRSEVLSLACHLDDPSCLERARQSFKDWLQSNACPLMWQKQCIQLERRMTTAGPHSFTHTTFLSLQHKKAKSCLP, from the exons ATGGTCTTGGTAAGACTATTAGTGCTGTTTCTGTTCCACATGTCTCTGGTTGGGTCTCAGCCAGTACAGAGTTCACAGCCAGTACTAGGAGAACAGTCTCCTTTGACTACTAGTGATCTGTCCTTCCCTTGGAGCCGTCTTCGCCTTCCAAG GTACATCTTTCCACTTCACTACCACTTGCTCCTGCACCCGAACCTCACAAGCCTCAGATTCACTGGCTCAGTGCAGATCCAGATTGATGTCCAGAACAACACAAACTGGGTTGTATTGCACAGCAAGGGTCTACAGATCTCCAAGGCCACTATATTGGACCAGAATTTAGCTCATCTGTCTGACCAG GTTCTTCCAGTTCTTCATAACCCTTCCCATGAGCAGATTGGCATTTTCTCTCCCAGGGTGCTCAGTCATGGGCAAAAATACTTCCTGTGTATTGAGTTTGAGGCAGAACTTGCAGAGGGCTTCTATGGCTTCTACAAGAGCACATATAGAACCAGCACTGGAGAGACCAG AACATTAGCTTCCACACACTTTGAGCCCACAAGTGCTCGGATGGCATTTCCTTGTTTTGATGAGCCAAGCTTCAAATCCAACTTCTCCATACGGATCAGGAGGAGTCCAGAGTACATTTCTCTGTCCAACATGCCCGTG GTCAAGACGGTTGAAGTAAACAATGGCCTCCTTGAGGACCAGTTTGATGCAAGTGTAAAGATGAGCACGTACCTGGTAGCTTTTGTCATCTGTGACTTCAAATCTGTCACTGCAACAACATCTTCTGGAGTGCAG gTGTCCATCTATGCCAGCCCTGAGAAGTGGCTACAAACCCACTATGCCCTGGAGGTTGCTGTCAAAATGCTAGACTTCTATGAGCAGTATTTCAACATTAACTATCCTCTACCCAAACAAG ATCTGATAGCCATCCCAGACTTCGAGTCTGGTGCAATGGAAAACTGGGGTCTGACCACCTACAGAGAGACCAGCCTTCTCTTTGATCCCCTCACGTCCTCCATTTCAGATAAACTCTGGATTACCATGGTAATCGGTCATGAGCTTGCTCATCAG TGGTTTGGTAACTTGGTGACCATGGAGTGGTGGAACGATATCTGGCTCAATGAAGGATTTGCCAGATACATGGAGTACATTTCAGTTGAGGCCACCTACCCCGACCTCAAAGTG GAGGAATATCTACTGCATACCTGTTTTGCAGCAGTTGGATACGATTCATTGAACTCGTCGCGACCAATATCGAGCCCGGCAGAGAACCCCACACAGATCAAACAGATGTTTGACACAGTCTCCTATAACAAA GGAGCTTGTGTCCTGCACATGCTGCGACACTTTCTGACAGATGATGTGTTCCAGAGTGGGATCGTACGATACCTTCGTAAATACAGCTACAGAAATGCACACAACCAGGACCTGTGGGACAGTCTGGCCAAT acaTGCTCAGAGGAGGACTTTGTCTCGGGAAAACACTGTTACAGCAGCAACCAGGCCTCCAAGAATGCA TACCTGTTTGCAGGGGAACACCTGGACCTGACAGCCATGATGAACACTTGGACTCTGCAGAAAGGTATTCCTGTGGTAACTGTAACTAGGAAGGGGCCTTACCTTCAGCTTAGACAGGACAGGTTCCTGAGGATAGTGCTACCCACTGATCCCCTCTGGTCCACACTGCAACAGGG CTTCCTGTGGCATATCCCTCTGACATACAAAACAGATGCTTCCAGCACCATCCACAGACACCTGATGACAACACAGACAG ACAGTATACATATAGGAGAGGAAGTCAGCTGGGTGAAAGTAAACAGTGACATGACAGGCTACTATGTAGTTCATTACGAGGATGGTGGTTGGGACGTGATGACCAAACTACTTTTGGAAAATCACACTGCTCTGAGTTACAAAGACAGGACTCAACTGATACACAATGCCTTTCAACTGGTCAC GGCAGGTCATCTGCCACTCAATAAAGCCTTGGACCTGATTGGTTACCTGCGTTCGGAGACACACAATGTGCCTCTCCTCGAAGGACTGGGATATCTGGAGAGCTTTTACCAGATTGTTGAGAAAAGGAATGAGACTGAGCTAACAAGGAAACTGGGG ACCTACATCCTGCGATTTTTCCGTGCCATCATTGACCAGCAGACGTGGACTGACACGGGTTCTGTGTCAGAGCGACGGCTGAGGTCTGAGGTCCTGTCACTGGCTTGCCACCTGGATGACCCCTCCTGCCTGGAGCGAGCTCGTCAGAGCTTTAAAGACTGGCTCCAGTCCAATG CTTGCCCACTGATGTGGCAGAAACAGTGTATTCAGTTGGAGCGCAGGATGACCACGGCTGGGCCtcactctttcacacatacaacatttctctctctgcagcacaaaaaagcaaaatcctGTTTGCCTTGA
- the rgmb gene encoding RGM domain family member B has translation MGRAGCCCRGAERLASPSLVRRFRPLLLLIIALCCGAHIGQCQVPTPQCRIQKCTTDFVSLTSHLTPAVDGFHIEFCKALRAYSACTQRTAKSCRGNLVFHSAVLGISDLMSQRNCSRDGPTSSTHPEVQHEPCNYHSRTQHAHTHSHVHAHAHSHAHSHTHSRPGYLFCGLFGDPHLRTFKDSFQTCKVEGAWPLIDNDYLSVQVTNVPVVPGSSATATNKITIIFKPYEGCTDQKLYQAVTDNLPAAFDDGTVSSGDPIHTSAGADGAAGKVRALWISERIPGRHVELHAGYIGVTVIVRQLGRYLTLAVRIPEELAQAYDATQDLQLCLNGCPSGERIDQAGHLPLPLSPPALGLQLQQLRRPSYSSQTQAFPYGAMQVFGVEGAKERCREQLEVQDIYFHSCVFDLLTTGDANFTVAAHSALKDMESLHPHRDRWRIYPRGSATSTLRSDSHPVKQLAVLLLCALTLVLM, from the exons gTCAGTGCCAGGTGCCCACCCCTCAGTGCCGTATCCAGAAGTGCACAACCGACTTTGTGTCCCTGACCTCCCACCTGACGCCGGCCGTGGATGGCTTTCATATTGAATTCTGCAAGGCTTTACGTGCGTACTCGGCCTGCACCCAGAGGACGGCCAAGTCCTGCAGAGGGAACCTGGTCTTCCACTCAGCCGTGCTTGGCATCTCTGACCTCATGAGTCAGAGGAATTGCTCCAGAGACGGGCCCACTTCCTCCACGCACCCCGAGGTCCAACACGAGCCCTGCAACTACCACAGCCGCACCCagcatgcccacacacactcccatgTCCATGCACACGCACATTCCCATGCTCACAGCCACACCCACTCCCGGCCCGGGTACCTGTTCTGTGGGCTGTTTGGGGACCCACACCTGAGGACATTTAAGGACAGCTTCCAGACTTGTAAGGTGGAGGGGGCATGGCCTCTCATCGATAATGACTATCTGTCTGTACAAGTCACTAATGTTCCCGTAGTACCTGGCTCCAGTGCCACAGCAACCAATAAG ATCACCATCATCTTCAAGCCATATGAGGGTTGTACAGACCAGAAGCTCTACCAGGCGGTCACGGACAACCTCCCCGCTGCCTTTGATGATGGAACGGTGAGCAGTGGAGACCCCATCCACACTTCTGCTGGGGCAGACGGTGCAGCTGGGAAGGTCCGGGCTCTGTGGATCTCTGAGCGCATCCCGGGGCGCCACGTGGAGCTGCACGCTGGCTACATTGGTGTAACTGTAATAGTTCGCCAGCTGGGCCGCTACCTGACCCTGGCAGTGCGGATCCCGGAGGAGCTGGCTCAGGCCTACGATGCCACCCAGGACCTGCAGCTCTGTCTGAACGGCTGCCCCAGCGGAGAACGCATTGACCAGGCAGGGCATCTTCCCCTGCCCCTGTCCCCTCCTGCGCTCGGCCTACAGCTTCAGCAGCTGCGTCGTCCCAGCTACTCCTCACAGACACAAGCGTTTCCCTATGGTGCCATGCAGGTTTTTGGCGTGGAGGGGGCAAAGGAACGCTGCAGGGAGCAGCTGGAGGTGCAGGACATTTACTTCcactcctgtgtgtttgatctccTGACCACCGGGGATGCCAACTTCACAGTGGCAGCACACAGCGCCTTGAAGGACATGGAGAGCCTCCACCCGCACCGGGATAGATGGAGGATCTACCCCCGCGGCTCGGCTACCTCCACCTTACGCTCTGATTCTCATCCTGTCAAGCAGCTCGCTGTGCTCCTGCTGTGTGCTCTGACCCTGGTGTTAATGTAA